DNA sequence from the Streptomyces canus genome:
TGCTGATCAAGGCGGGGCATCAGGTGCGGCGCGCCGACCCGCCGTACCCGCTCTCGCTGAGTGTCACCTCGCTCGCCACCTGGACGGCGGGCACCTCGGTGGACGCGGCGGGGCTGGATCCGCGGCTGCTGGCCCGGCGCACCCGGGTGCACGCGGCGATCGGCCGGCGCTTCGTCAAGGCCGTACGGAAGGGCACGGCCCGGCAGGAACTGCGCGAGCGCCTGGAGCCGTTCTTCGCCGAGCACGATGTCCTGCTGCTTCCGGCGCTGGCCCGCCGCTCCCCCAAGGCCGAGGCCTGGCACGAGCGGGGCTGGCTGCGCAACGTGCTCGTCAACACCAACTACTCGCCGCTCACTCCGCCGTGGAACCTCACCGGTTGGCCGGCGATGTCGGTCCCGCTCGGCACTCTGCCCTCGGGCGCCCCGACCGCCGTACAACTGGTGGCACGGCCCGGGTCGGAGTCGGTACTGCTGGAGGTCGCGGAGGAGCTGGAGCGGCGGCAGCCGTGGCGGCGGACGGCGCCGCTCGACTGAACACCGGTCCTAGAGGGCCTTGTACATGATGTGCAGTCCGACCCGTCCGTGCCGGGGGTGTTCGAAGGCGTCCGGCACGGTGCCGAGGATCGTGAAGCCGAGCGAGGTCCACAGCCGCACGGCCGGGTTGGTCTCGACGACGGCGTTGAAGACCATCCCTCGGTAGCCGTCGGCCGCTGCGGCGGCCAGGACGTGCTCGGCGAGGGTGCGGCCGATGCCGCGGCCGCCCTGGTCGGGGTCGACCATGAAGCCCGCGTTGGCGATGCGGGCGGCGGGACCGCCGTAGTTGGGGGTGACGTAGGCCGAGGCGACGACGGCGCCGCTCACGTCCTCGACTACGTAGACGCGCTTGGCCGGGTGCATCCACAGGGCGCGC
Encoded proteins:
- a CDS encoding GNAT family N-acetyltransferase, translated to MLIREAAADDWPRIWPFWHRIVAAGETYAWDPATPEEAARALWMHPAKRVYVVEDVSGAVVASAYVTPNYGGPAARIANAGFMVDPDQGGRGIGRTLAEHVLAAAAADGYRGMVFNAVVETNPAVRLWTSLGFTILGTVPDAFEHPRHGRVGLHIMYKAL